In Labilibaculum sp. DW002, the genomic window TTAACACCTACATCAACGAAGGCTCCAAAGTTAGTGATATTGGTAACAATACCAGGTAATTCCATCCCAACTTCCAACTGATCAATCTTATAAATTCCTTCTTTAAATTGAAATACCTTAATAATTTGACGCGGATCACGTCCTGGTTTCTCCAACTCCTCCATAATATCTTTTAGGGTTGGCAATCCCACCTCTGCACTTACATATTTATTCAGATCCAATTGCTTTCGCAATTCATTATCGGCAATTAAATCGGCTACCGAACACTTTAAATCCTTCGCCATTTGCTTTACAATGCCATACGCTTCAGGGTGAACAGCTGAGTTATCTAGTGGATTCTTAGCATTTTGAATTCTTAAGAATCCAGCACATTGCTCATAGGCCTTTGCTCCCATTCGCTTTACTTTCATTAATTGCTTACGTGACGTAAAAGCTCCTTCTTCTGCCCGATAATCAACAATATTTTGGGCTAATTGTGGTCCTAATCCAGACACATAAGTCAGCAGATGCTTACTTGCCGTATTCAAATTAACTCCAACCTTGTTGACACAAGATTCCACAACCTGATCGAGACTTTGTTGTAAAAGATTCTGATCTACATCGTGCTGATATTGCCCAACTCCAATGGACTTCGGTTCAATTTTCACCAATTCGGCAAGTGGATCCATCAATCGACGACCAATAGATACAGCTCCACGAACCGTTACATCATATTCCGGAAATTCTTCTCTTGCAACCTTTGATGCTGAGTAAATTGAAGCACCTGCTTCACTTACCACAAATACCTGAACCTTTCTATCGTAATGCAAGTTGGTTACAAAACGTTCCGTTTCTCGTCCTGCGGTTCCGTTCCCTACTGCAATGGCCTCGATATTATAAGTCTCAACCATATTAGTGAGCTTCTTAGCAGCCATCTTCCCCTGATTTTGTGGGGCATGAGGATATATCGTTTCGTTATGCAACAAGTTACCTTGCGCATCTAAACAAACAACTTTACATCCCGTTCTAAATCCAGGATCGATAGCCAAAACACGTTTCTGTCCAAGAGGAGAAGAAAGTAACAATTGTCGTAGATTCTCCGCAAATACACGAATTGCTTCTATGTCGGCAGCTTCTTTTGAACTTTTAGCAAACTCTGTCTCAATAGACGGATTTAGTAAACGCTTATAAGCATCTTTTCCAGCCAATTCAACTTGTTTCGAAGAATCTGTTTGTCCTTTTACAAAAATTCGATCCAAACGATCTAAAACCTCATCCTCATCAGGTGCAATACTAACACGCAAAATTCCTTCGGCCTCTCCTCTTCGTAAAGCCAATATTCTATGAGAAGCTACTCTTTTCAAAGATTCTTCTGAATCAAAATAATCTTTGAATTTTGCTCCTTCCTCTTCTTTGCCTTTTATCAACTTTCGATCGAATAACTGCTTGGCGCTGAAAAATGCTACGCACCGAATTTCTGGCTACTTCATTCTCATTTACCCATTCGGCAATTATATCGCGAGCACCCTGCAGAGCTTCCTCTTCGTTTGGTACTTCGTCCGATAAAAATTGAGCTGCTCTGCCTTCCACATCGCGTTCAGCTTGCTTCATTAGAATTTTAGCCAGAGGCTCTAAACCTTTCTCCCTGGCTTTTACGGCTCTGGTTTTACGCTTAAGTTTGTATGGCAGGTATATATCTTCTAGCTGATTAAGCTGGGTGCAAGCCTTAAGCTTTGCAAGCAATTCATCAGTCATTTTATCTTGCTTATCAATCGCTTCAATAATGCTTTCTCTTCGCTTATCCAGCTCTTTCAACCGAGCCAATTCATCTTTTATATTTCCAATTTGTACCTCATCTAAACTTCCGGTACGCTCTTTTCTATAGCGCGCAATAAAAGGTAAAGTTGCCCCTTCGTTTAGCAATTCTACGGTGTTTTCAACTTGAGAAACCTGCAATTGCAAGCTTTTCGTAATGTATTCTATATATTTTTTCATCATTTAAAGAACAATTCTAATGAAGTAAATTTATTTTTCTTAATTCCACTTCTTCCTCAGGATCAAGCCTCCCTCTTGGGGTTAAACCAATCATCATTGTATAATATTGAATGGTTCTTTCATCAATTTTGTAATTGCAAATATGTCTGATCTTTTGAAAGTTATTAATTTTTTTATTCCAAATAACACAATGAATCGTTGGATCTATCTTAGATATAACAATACAAAATTGTACAATCTTTCCTTTTCCTACTTCATCCTTTTTTATGTAGTCTACAACAACTGATTCAAAGTAAATTTTCCTATTAATTTTATAAAAATATTTAAAGGTCCTAGAATCACTTTTAGATCCTCCCGATCGATGGCTATCATAAAATGTCGCAACAGTAATTAACCTTTCAGAAGAATTTAAATATTTGTTCCATTTGTTCATTCGCAATCCAAGCCACACAACAAATACGAGTAATAAAACTCCTAACAAAGAGTACTGAATCTCTTTTTTACTCAATTGCATAAAATGATTTGTATAACTTTAAATAGATTACTCAATTAAGAAATACTCGTTATAATTCTTAATTTATAACTTATAATTCTTACAATATCGCTCGAATTCATTCACAGAACGCTCCACACAATCTTCTAACGAAAGTCCGTTAAAATAATTGCCGCACAGGTAAATCCCTTCTTGTTCCGATAAATCTTGAATCTCCTGGATTCTTTCTTTGTGTCCTAAAGTGAGTAAAGGTAATTTGTGTGTTGCCTCAATTGTATCTCCAACTTCAGCTTTCTCTATTCCCAAAAGTTCCGACATGAATTGCTCTTGTTCCTCATTCGAGATTTTACCATCTTCAAAATGGAAAGCAAAGCCTCTTGATTCGTTGTGTGACAATACATCACGCGTAACCATTGAAAAACAAGGTCCTTGCAATGGGATCACAAAAGAAACGGGTTCAAAATTCACCTTCTCTTTTGCCAATACATTTCCTCTTGATATAATATTCTGGGTAGGGAACTCTGTTAGTCGCTCAGATAGTTTTGGATTGATTTCGGAAACCATACTGGCAACCAACTCCGGAGAAACCGCAAAGGCAATGTCTTTAGCGGTAAACAACTCGCCTCCTTCGGTCGTAACACTTACTTCCTTTTCCTTTTTAATAGAAACAACAGTCTGCTTTGTTAAAACCTTAATATTTTCTGATTCAGCTAATCGTTCCATGAAGCTTTGCATTCCCTTTTTCAGGATAAAGCTTTTAGGATGTTCTTTGCTTTTGGTATTTCGTTTTTTCAGGAAGTATTCAGCGGTAAAATTATCGGCATTTTGAACAATTACTGCACTAAACATACGCGTAAAGAGCTTGTCGTAATTTTTCTTACCAACAATTTTCGAAAAATATTCTTTTACCGTTTTGCCATCTCGTTTAGAGAAAAACAAATTGGGAACAGAAGTTAGCAATTCAAATTTCCCAATCTTCGAAAAAATCTTTTCGTGTTGATCTGTAAACACTTTCATCCCCACTTTCTCACGAGCTACAATATCTGATTCCAATCCATTCGACTGCAATAGTTGAATTAGATTGGCATAAGTAGCATAAAATGTATGTGCTCCCATCTCTACCCAAAAATCATTGTTTGCATGATAATGCGTATTAAGACAACCACCTACTTTTTCTTTGCTTTCAAGTACAAGTACTTTCTTGCCAGATTTGGCTATTTTATTTGCCAGTGTTAAACCGCTGATTCCAGCGCCAACAACAATCATGTCGTAAGTATTAGAATGGGGCATGCGT contains:
- a CDS encoding helix-hairpin-helix domain-containing protein, with protein sequence MIKGKEEEGAKFKDYFDSEESLKRVASHRILALRRGEAEGILRVSIAPDEDEVLDRLDRIFVKGQTDSSKQVELAGKDAYKRLLNPSIETEFAKSSKEAADIEAIRVFAENLRQLLLSSPLGQKRVLAIDPGFRTGCKVVCLDAQGNLLHNETIYPHAPQNQGKMAAKKLTNMVETYNIEAIAVGNGTAGRETERFVTNLHYDRKVQVFVVSEAGASIYSASKVAREEFPEYDVTVRGAVSIGRRLMDPLAELVKIEPKSIGVGQYQHDVDQNLLQQSLDQVVESCVNKVGVNLNTASKHLLTYVSGLGPQLAQNIVDYRAEEGAFTSRKQLMKVKRMGAKAYEQCAGFLRIQNAKNPLDNSAVHPEAYGIVKQMAKDLKCSVADLIADNELRKQLDLNKYVSAEVGLPTLKDIMEELEKPGRDPRQIIKVFQFKEGIYKIDQLEVGMELPGIVTNITNFGAFVDVGVKQDGLVHISQLANRFVSNPADVVQLHQHVNVKVTEVDVVRKRIQLSMKDVEQ
- a CDS encoding Tex-like N-terminal domain-containing protein, whose protein sequence is MKKYIEYITKSLQLQVSQVENTVELLNEGATLPFIARYRKERTGSLDEVQIGNIKDELARLKELDKRRESIIEAIDKQDKMTDELLAKLKACTQLNQLEDIYLPYKLKRKTRAVKAREKGLEPLAKILMKQAERDVEGRAAQFLSDEVPNEEEALQGARDIIAEWVNENEVARNSVRSIFQRQAVIRSKVDKRQRRGRSKIQRLF
- a CDS encoding protoporphyrinogen/coproporphyrinogen oxidase; the encoded protein is MPHSNTYDMIVVGAGISGLTLANKIAKSGKKVLVLESKEKVGGCLNTHYHANNDFWVEMGAHTFYATYANLIQLLQSNGLESDIVAREKVGMKVFTDQHEKIFSKIGKFELLTSVPNLFFSKRDGKTVKEYFSKIVGKKNYDKLFTRMFSAVIVQNADNFTAEYFLKKRNTKSKEHPKSFILKKGMQSFMERLAESENIKVLTKQTVVSIKKEKEVSVTTEGGELFTAKDIAFAVSPELVASMVSEINPKLSERLTEFPTQNIISRGNVLAKEKVNFEPVSFVIPLQGPCFSMVTRDVLSHNESRGFAFHFEDGKISNEEQEQFMSELLGIEKAEVGDTIEATHKLPLLTLGHKERIQEIQDLSEQEGIYLCGNYFNGLSLEDCVERSVNEFERYCKNYKL